The segment AGGCTGTGGAACTGGCCCAGCAGCACCACCCCGACCTCATCATTCTTGATTGGATGCTGCCCGGGCTGGACGGTTTGGAAGTGTGCCGCTTCATCCGGCAGAAGAGCGCCGTGCCCATCTTGATGCTCACTGCCCGCACGGCAGAAATCGACAAGGTGCTGGGGTTGGAAATTGGGGCCGACGATTACATTACCAAGCCGTTCAGTATGCGCGAACTGCTGGCGCGGGTTAAGGCGCAATTGCGGCGCAGTCGCCTGACAGGCGGGCAGCGCGGCGAGCCTGTCCCGCCGGCGGGGGACGAATTGCCGGTTGCGCTATCGCCACTTGCCTTCGAGGGGCTGGTGATCGACCCTGCCCGCCGTGAGGTCCGGCGAGGGGGGCGGGTGGTGCGCCTCAAGCCCAAAGAGTTTGAACTGTTGCTCTTTTTGGCACGTCACCGGGGGATGGTGCTTTCTCGCGAGCTCATTTTGAAACGTGTCTGGGGGTGGGAATTTAGCGGCGGCAGCCGCACTGTCGATGTGCATGTCCGTTGGCTGCGCGAAAAAATCGAAGACGACCCTGCGCACCCCCAGCGCATCGTGACCGTGCGGGGAGCAGGCTACCGTTTCGAGGGTTGAAGCAATGCGAGGCTTATCGCTGCGGGTAGCGGCCCTGACGAC is part of the Chloroflexota bacterium genome and harbors:
- a CDS encoding response regulator transcription factor, translating into MAWLRLRWCLPPFPEGSPMQAQILVVEDDPTLLDTLTYNLEKQHYAVVTATDGWQAVELAQQHHPDLIILDWMLPGLDGLEVCRFIRQKSAVPILMLTARTAEIDKVLGLEIGADDYITKPFSMRELLARVKAQLRRSRLTGGQRGEPVPPAGDELPVALSPLAFEGLVIDPARREVRRGGRVVRLKPKEFELLLFLARHRGMVLSRELILKRVWGWEFSGGSRTVDVHVRWLREKIEDDPAHPQRIVTVRGAGYRFEG